Genomic segment of Myxococcus stipitatus:
GGACGCGGACGGTGTGTTGCCGTACTTGTGCAGCTTCGGCCGGCACTTGTCGCGAGGAATCTCCTGCCGCTCCAGCAGCGCCTCCCAGGAGCGGGCGTTGAAGTTGCCGGGCTTGACGGGGCCCCGCTCTCTAATCGGAAACAGCTTCGTCTGTCCCCTTTTTTCCCCTCTGATGGGTAGGGAGCCAGGCGGCCGCGTTGGCAATGCAACGCGTCAACTCTTCCTGGAGTCCCGCCTGGGCCGTGGCCAGGGCCGCACCCAGGGCGTTGTGGATAGCGCGCGGGCTGGAGCGCCCATGCGCCACGATTCCCACGCCGCGCAGGCCCAGGAGCGGAGCGCCCCCATACTCGGCGTAGTCCACCACCCGGCGCAGGCCCGCCAGGGCGGGCTGGAGCAGGAGCGCGCCCAGCTTCTCCGACAGGCCGCCCCGCTTCTCGATGGCCTGGCGCAACAGCCCCACGACGCCCATGCCCACGCCCTCGGATGTCTTGAGGACGACATTGCCGGTGAAGCCGTCCGTCACCACCACCTGCACGTCGCCGGAGAACAGGTCCTTGCCCTCCACGTAGCCGACGAAGTCCAGGCCCGACTGGCGCAGCAGCTCGCTCGCCTCGCGCGTCAGGGGTGTCCCCTTGGAGGGCTCCTCGCCATTGGAGAGCACGCCCACCCGGGGGCGCGCCACGCCCAGGCGCAGGCGCACGTACGCCTCGCCCAGCACGGCGAACTGCGCGAGGTGCGAGGGGCGACAGTCCACGTTGGCCCCCGCGTCCAGGAGCAGGGACCTTCCGCCTCCCTTGAGGGCCGGGAAGAGCGCGGCGATGGCGGGACGCTCCACCCCGGGCAGCCGGCCCAGCGTCAGGAGCCCCCCCGCCATGACGGCGCCCGAGTTGCCCGCGGACACCAGCGCGTCCGCGTGACCGTCACGCACCAGCTCGAACCCCACCCTCAAGGAGGAGTCGCGCTTGCGGCGGAAGGCGGTGGAGGCGTGGTCGTCCATCTCCACCACCTCCGAGGCGTGGTGGATGCGCAGGTTGGACGGGGGCAGCCCCTTGCCCAGCAGCGGCGTCACCTTCGCCGTGTCCCCCACCAGCACCACCTCGTGGTCGGGGTGGGCCCGGGCGAAGAGCACACCTCCCTCCACCGGAGCCCCCGGCGCGTGATCCCCACCCATCGCATCCAAGACCAGCCTCATCCCCACCATCCCCTTCTGCGTGCGCCTGCCATGTCGACCCTGTCCCTACACCTCCCGGGCCAGGCGGCGCGCAGCACACCAGGAACCTCCCAGGGGGGCAACGACTCGCTGCCCCGGCGCGGGTTCGGCGCCTCGGGCCCCGACGGATGATCCACGCGAGGGGGAGAATGGGGCGGGCGCCAAGGGCGTTGTCCTGACCTGCCGCGTGGGGTATCAGGGCGGTGGACGGTGGTCCTCCCGGCGCTCGTACACGCGCATTGACTCGGGCCTTGCGAGCCGCTAGGTTCCGCCGCCTTTCTAGCCAGACAGGGAGTACGCGAGTCACTCGCGAACCCTCCTGGCTTGGTGTTGGACGACATGTTGCGCAGGGAGCCGGGGACCCCGGCACAGCGCGTGAGATAGAGGTGAGCCGTGGGTGTCCCCAAGAAGCGTACTTCCAAGATGCGTCGTGACCGCCGTCGCGCGGCCAACAACAACCTGCGCACCGCCGTGCAGGTGACCAAGTGCCCCAACTGCAAGGAGCCGGTGATGCCGCACCGCGCCTGCACGTCCTGTGGCCAGTACAAGGGCCGCGAGCTGCTGCCCCAAGCCGAAGCCTGATGACCTGCTCATGACGCTCCCGTCCAGGAGCGTCGTGTCATGCGAAGGGCCGCGCCTCCCACCTGGAGGTCGCGGCCCTTGCTGTTTCACGGCCCCGCCTCTTCCGGCGGGGCCCCTGTCCCAGGTGCTTCAGTTGCTGAGCTTGATGTTCTTCAGCGGCGCCAGGCGGGGGTCCACCGGCTTCGTCTCACACTGGCACTTCGCCTCGTTGAGGTTGGTGCCGCACTGCGAGCACAGCCCCTTGCAGTCATCCTTGCAGGTGACGTTCATGGGCAGCGCCAGCAGCAGCTGCTCCCGGACGATGGGGTCCAGGTCGATGGTCTTCCCATCGAAGACCTCCTGGTCCACGTCATCCAGCTCGAAGGAGCCACCCGTCTCGCCCTGCTGCCGCTCCTTCTTCTCCATGGACTTCTCGTCGTCGTCCGAGAAGCCCTCACCGCGCGCCATCGACTCCGGCACCAGGTTGAGGTGGAAGGAGACGGGCAGCGCCAGCTCCACGTCCTTCAAGCAGCGCTTGCAGGGGCTGCCCACGTGGGCGGTGAACTGGCCCTCCAGCAGCACGCCACCGCTCACGCGGCGCAGGGTCGCCTTGAGCCGCGACGGCTTCATGGCCCGGAAGCCCGTATCCTGCCCGGACTCCCCACCTTCCAGCGCGGTGCCCAGCAACTCCTGGGCGAGGGGCTCATCCAGCTTGAGCCCCGAATCATGAATTTGTTCAACCTTTACGAGCATTTACGAGACTTCCAGGTCAAATGGGGGCGGGCAACATAGAGGGCGGCCCCCCGAGCGTCAACACGCCCCAGTTCGACAGCACCCCGAAGATGTCACTGCGCCGTCACCTCCGGTGGGGCGCCCTTCGTGGATCCTCCAGACAACGCTTTGATAGGGTCGATTCGATGCACAGGCACGATTCTCGGTCGCGGGTGGGAGCGATGCTCCTCGTCGTGGGCCTGCTGGCTCCTCCGGGGCTGGCCCGTCCTCTCTTCCCCGCGCCTGTCCTCTCGCAGCTCGGGCCAGCAAGCCCCGACATCACCCGCGCGCGGGAGCAGATCGACGACGGCGAGTTCGAGGAGGCCCGCCGCACCCTCCAAGCCGGGCTGGACGCTCCGGACGTCACCGACGACCAGCTGGTGGAGCTCTACCGCCTCCTGGGCCTCACCGCGCTGTACCTGGGGGATGAGACCCAGGCACGCGAGGCCTACGAGAAGCTGCTCCAGGCCCGGCCCGACTACGAGCTGCCCCGCTCGGCCCCTCCCAAGCTGCGCTCGCTCTACGCGCGCATCAAGGAGGACATCCGCAGCCGGCGCGTGCGCCCCGTCACCCTGGACGTGGATCCGATTCCGGATCCGCCCGGCGGCGAGCCCATCACCGTGGAGGCCACCATCCAGGAGCTGGCGCTGGGGGCTCGCGCGCGCCTGTTCTACCGGCGGGCCGGAGACCAGGCCTACAACTCCGTGGACTTCGTGAAGGACCGCGAGGCGCGCGAGCACTTCCGCGCCGTCGTGCCCGCCTACGACGTGCCCGTGGAGCCGGAGCCCTACGAGGTGGAGTACTACTTCGAGGTGGTGGACGCCGCGCAGCGCCGGCTCGCCGGACGGGGCGACTCGTTCCAGCCCCTGCTCTTCCAGGTCTCCTCGCGCGTGCAGGCCACCACCGCCGCCGAGGTCTCCGAGGGGCGCCCCTGGTACAAGAGCCCCTGGCTCTGGGTGGCCGTGGGCGCGGTGGCCATCGGCGGCACCGCAGGCATCGTGGCCCTCTCCTCCTCCGAGGACCGGGGCCGCGTCCCCATCACCATTCGCGTGGACCCTTCCCAGCCATGAGCTCGCGCCACTTGAAGTTCCTGCCGTTCGCCCTCGGCCTCTGCGCATGCGGGCCCGACACGTCGGCCACCTCCGGCCGCTTCGGCCTGGACGTGGTGATGTCGCGCGCCGTGGCCGACGAGGTCCACGCGCTCCAGGTCAGCGTTGTGAAGGACGGCTCACGCCGCAACTGCACGGAGCTGCAGCGCACCTGCCTCAACACGCAGGTGAAGCGCGAGGACCTGGTGGTGCTCGAGGACCCGCGCGGCAACGAGGGCCGCGCGCTGCGCTTCACCGTGGACCTGGCCGCCATGCAGAACGGCGGCAGCCAGGCGCTCGCGGTGGACGTGCCCGTGGGGCGCGACTACGCGCTCGTCATCGAGGCCCTGGCCGTCGGCTCGCCCTCCCGCTTCCTCGGCAGCTCCTGCAACTACCTCAAGGTCGTCAACTCCGGGGACAACGCCCCCGTGGTCGCCGCGCCCCTGGTGCTGACCGAGCAGTCCTGCGACCCGTCCATCGCCCCCTGAGCGGGAGGGCGCTTCCACCCCCGCGCGTCTAGCGCCACGCCGCTACACCTTTCCCAGAGGACTCCATGACGCGCATCCTGATCATCGAGGACGAGCAGGACCTCGCCGGGCTCGTCGAATACAACCTCCGCGCCGCGGGCTTCGACACCGAAGCCGCGAACACCGGCGCCGGAGGCCTGGCCCGCGCCCGGGCGAACCCACCGGACCTGCTCCTGTTGGACATGATGTTGCCGGACATCGCCGGCGGAGAAGTGCTGCGCCTGCTCAAGCAGGACCCGGAGCTGCGCAAGACGTCCGTCATCATCGTCAGCGCCAAGGGCCAGGAGTCGGACCGCGTCCAGGGGCTGGAGCTGGGCGCGGATGACTACGTGGTGAAGCCCTTCTCCGTCCGGGAGCTGCTCCTGCGCGTCAAGGCGGTGCTGCGCCGGGGCGACACGGACGACAGCGGCCCCGCGCAAGTCCTCGCCGCGGGCGACATTGTCCTGGACACCTCGCGCCACCAGGTGCGCGTCAAGGACGGGGAGGTCATCCTCACCGCCCTGGAGTTCCGCCTGCTGCAGACGCTCCTGGAGAGAATCGACCGGGTGCAGACGCGCGAGGTGCTCCTCTCCGATGTCTGGGGCATCCAGGCGGAGATCCACACCCGCACGGTGGACACGCACATCAAGCGCCTGCGCGAGAAGCTGGGCCCCTCCGGCGACATCATCGAGACGGTGCGCGGCGTGGGCTACAAGCTCAGCCCTCCGTAGCGCTGGCGCCGTCCGACACCTGAAGGCCCGCGACACATGCCCCTGCGCTACACGCTCCTGCCCCTGCTCCTGCCAGCCACGCTGGTGGGGTTGCTCGTGGTCGCCCTGGGAACACCCGGCGGCGCGGTGCCCGTGGCCCTCATCACCCTGGCGGGCTCCCTCATGGCGCTGGGGCTCAGCCGCGGCGCGCTGCAGCGACAGCTGGACCAGCTGGAGCGCAACACCCGCGGCCGCGCCGAGGGCGGTGGAGGCCCCTCCCCCGACCCGGACCGGCTGGAGGAGGTCGCGAGCCTCGAGGGCGCCATCGACTCGCTGCACACGCACCTGACGGCGCGCAACGCGGAGCTCGTCCAGGAGTCGCGCACCCTCACCGCCGTGCTGGACAGCATGGCCGAGGGCATCTGGGTGACGGACGCCGACGGCACCGTGGTGCGCCACAACGACGCGCTGCGGGACATCCTCCAGCCCGTCGCCCCCATCCCTGGCCAGCGCCCCATCGCCGTCATCCGCGACGACCAGCTCCACGACGCCGTCCTCCGCGCCTGCCGCGAGGGCGCCTCCAGCCGCCTGGAGCTGTCGCTCGAGGGCCTGTTCCCCCGCACGCTGGCCATCCGCGTCACCCCCCTGGGCAAGGACCTGCCCGGCAGCGCCGCCGTCTTCCACGACGTCACCGAGCTGCGCCGGCTGGAGAAGGTGCGCAAGGACTTCGTCGCCAACGTCTCCCACGAGCTGCGCACCCCCATCACCGCCATCCGCGGCTACGCGGAGACGCTCCAGGGCGGCGCGCTGGGCGACGCGCAGATGGCCCCACGCATGGTGGAAATCATCCACCGACAGTCCGAGCGCCTGTCCGAGCTGGTGGAGGACCTGCTGGAGCTGTCGCGGCTGGAGTCGCGGGAGGTGAGCCTGAAACTCACGGAAGTCCCGCTCGCCGAGGCCGCCGCCCGCGCCGCCGACACCGTGCGACCCAAGGCCGAGGGCAAGGGCCAGGTGGTTTCACTCCATGTTCCACCGGACCTGGTCGCGGTGGGAGACCCCCGAGCCGTCGAGCAGGTGCTGCTCAACCTCCTCGACAACGCGGTGAAGTACACGCCGGCGGGTGGGCGTGTGGACGTGGACGGAGCGTATGAGGATGGCCGGTGCGTGGTGCGGGTGCGGGACACCGGGGTAGGCATCGAGCCGCGTCATCTGTCCCGCATCTTCGAGCGCTTCTACCGGGTGGACAAAGGGCGCAGCCGGGACATGGGCGGCACGGGGTTGGGCCTGTCCATCGTCAAGCATCTGCTCCAGGCCATGGACGGCGAGGTCAAGGTCGAGAGCCAACCGAACGAGGGGAGCACGTTCACGATTTTTCTGCCCCAGGCGGCTCGCGCCGGCACTGCGACAGGGTAGGATGTGGCGACCATGCGGGTCGCAATCCTCGCCGACATCCACGGCAATCTCCCCGCCTGCGAGGCCGTCCTCGAGGACATCGCGCGCTCCGTGGCGCCGGATTACATCGTCGCGGCCGGCGACCTGGCCCTGCGCGGTGCGCACCCGCGCGAGACGGTGGACCTCCTCTTCGACCGCTGCGACTCGGTGCTGATGGGGAACACGGACTGCTACCTCGCCGGGAACTACCTGGGGGGTGCCTACCGCGAGCGCGACCACTGGAAGACGGAGCTGTTGCGGTGGACGCGAGACCAGCTGGGTGACTCGCTCCTGCAGAAGCTGGGCGCCCTGCCCTTCTCCGTGCGCTACACGCCGCGCAAGGGCCAGGACCTCTTCGTCTGCCACGCCAACCCGCGCAACCTCGAGGAGTCGCTGGACCCCACGCTGGATGACGTCGCCGTGCGCCGGTACTTCGCGCACCTGGACGCCGCCGCGTGTGCCTTCGGCCACCTGCACTTCCCCTACCGCCGCCGCGTGGGCCGCATGCTCATCGCGGACGTGGCCAGCGCGGGCATTCCCCGCGACGGAGACCTGCGCCCCGCCTACGGCGTCTTCACGTACACGCCCAAGGGCTGGCGGGTGCAGATTCGCCGCGTGCGCTATCCGGTGCGCAAGGCCACCCAGGCGCTCACCGCGCGCCGCGTCCCCGGCGGGCCGCTGCTCATCCACAAGCTGGTGGAGGCGCGCTACCGCCACCACCACGCGCTGATGGAGGCCGCGCGCCGCCACTCCGGCCTGCCGCCTCCGGGCCCCGTGCTGCGGCCGCCTCCGGGCGCGCCCGTGCGCAACGCCGCGGTGCCCCTGGAAGGCCGTGCGCCGGTGGACGTGGACCCCGCCTCGCTGCCCACGGACCTTGACGGAACCGTGACAGATGCCGCGCCGCTGCCCCTGGATGTGTTGAACGACCTGGACGGCTAGGCAGTTGTCGCCAGGGCGTTGCTTGCGAGGCGTGGCCCCGGGTGGTTGAGGGCAGGCCACCATGTCTCCTCGAGAGCTCCCGTTGTTGTTCGTCCGACATGCCGAAGCCGAGGACACCCACGTCCTGGGCGACGAGGCCCGCTCGCTCACCCCCGAAGGCCGCGCCCTCTTCCGCCAGCACGCGCGCAAGCTGGCCCGGCTCACGCCCCTGCGAGGCATCATCACCAGCCCCCTGGTCCGCGCCGTCCAGACGGCGGAGCTCCTGGCCGAGGCCCTGGGCCTGTCCCGCGTGGAGGTGCACCCCGCGCTGATTCCACGCAGGAGCGGCGCGCGGCGCATCCTGAAGCTCGCGCGGGAATTGGGCACGGGCTTCGCGCTGGTGGGCCACAACCCCTCGCTGGAGCAGGCCCTGGCGCTCGCGCTGGGCGACGACGTCCAGGCCCCGGAGAAGCTGCGCAAGGGCACCGCCGTGGCGCTGCAGCACACGGGGGATGATGGCGACTTCCAGCTCGTCTGGTGGGCCTCGCCCGGCCGCGTGCTGAGGCGCTACGACGGGGACCGGTGAGCCTCAGCCCTCCGCCGCGCCGACCAGGAAGGACACCAGGAGCAGCACCAGCACCGCGGTGGTGATGGCCACGAAGAGCCTATCCTTCTGTTGCCGGAAGATGAGCAGCGACAGCGCCACGCGCATCACCGGCACGGCCATCATCACCAGGAGCCCCGCCATGACGAACGACTGCCCGCGCGCGGCCATCGCTCCGGCCACCACCTCCGCCAGCCCGTGCGGCACGGGGTGCGGCGCGGTGAGGCGCTCCAGCGCCTCCGAGGACACGAGGTAGTCGGGGTGGCGGAAGAACGTCACCACCGTGCCCAGCGTCACCAGCGACAGGCTGGCGACGACGCCGTGGCGCAGGAGGTCGCTGATGAGCAGCTCCGGTACCAGCGGGACGGCCTCCGGCTCGGGCGGTGACGACACGCGAGGCGCGGGCGCCTGCGGACGCGGCTCGGTCGACGGAGGCTCCTTCATGACGTCCACCCCTTGTGCAGCATCTCGAACGCGACCCACAGCAGCACGCCCACGAAGAGCACGCGAAGCCACGCCGCATCCACCCGCGTCATGAGGTGGCGCGAGCCCAGCCACGCGCCCAACGTGACGCCCACGCACACGGGCCCGGCGATGAACGGGTCGATGTGGCCTCGCGCGAAGTACACGCCCGCGCTGGCCGCCGCCGTCACGCCAATCATGAAGTTGCTCGTGGCCGTGGACACCTTCAGCGGCAGCCGCATCGTCAGGTCCATGGCTGGCACCTTCAGCGCGCCCGAGCCGATGCCCAGCATGCCGCTCACCGTGCCCGCCACGTACATCAACCCCAGCCCCGCGAGGGGACGGGTGACGCGGTAGCGCACCTCGCGGCCCGTGGACTCGTCCCAGTAGCCGCCGTGCAGCGCCAGCCGGTCCGCCAGCGCATCCTCGGGCACGGGCGCCGGCACGCCTCCGTTCATCCGGCGCAGCATCACCAGCGCCGAGTACGCCATGACGGCGCCGAAGACGAGGTACACGCCGCGCCCGCCCACGCGGCCCGACAGAAAGGCCCCGGTGAGCGCGCCCGCGGTGGTGGCCAGCTCCAGGAACATGGCCACGCGCAGGTTGGCCATGCGCTCACGCACATACGCCGCCGCCGCGCCGCTGGAGGTGGCGATGACGGAGACGATGGACGCCCCCACCGCGTAGTGGATGTCCACCTTCAGCAGCAGGGTGAGCACGGGGATGAGGATGAGCCCGCCGCCAATCCCCAGCAGCGAGCCCAACAGTCCCGCGCCCACGGAGAAGCACAGGACGACGAACGTGAAGAAGAAGGGAGTCATGCGGCGCCGGCCGCATCCTTCCTCTCCGCCGTCTGAATTCCAATCAAAGGCCACGGCCTCGATAGGGCCGTGGCCTGGGGCCTACATGTGGTGCGAGGCCTAGTGGTTGCTCGCCACGGAGAGCCGCGGGGGGCTCCCCTCCTGGTTCGCGGCCGAGCCCTCGCCCGGGTGGAGGATGTCGCCGCTGAGCTCGCGCAGGAGCGCCTCGCCCACCAGCTCCGTCATGGGCACGAACCGGCCGTGCCCCGGGCGCCAGACGTGGACCTGGGCGCTCGCGATGTCGAACCACCAGCCGTGCAGCCGCAGCTTGCCGGCGGCGACGCGCTCCTTCACGAGCGGGTAGGACGACACGTGCTGGAGCTGCTGGAGCACGTTGAGCTGGGAAAGCCGATCATACTCGGCCAGGCCCTCCCCCACCGTGCTGCCCTCCTTGAGGGCCCGCAGCGCCTCCTGGCCATGCTTCAGCCAGGCCTGGAGGTTGGGAGCCCCCGGCACCTCGCCGCCCGCGAGCACCGCCTTCATCGCGCCGCAGCTGGAGTGACCGCAGATGACCAGGTCCTCCACCTCCAGGTTGCTCAAGGAGAACTCGAGCGCGGCCGCCTCGGACTGGTCGCCCATGGAGACGCCCTTCGTGTCCGAGGGCGGAATCAGGTTGCCCACGTTGCGGACCACGAACAGGTCGCCCGGGTCCGTCGTCACGAGCAGGTTGGGCACCATCCGGCTGTCCGAGCACGAGATGAAGAGGCAGTCGGGGTTCTGTCCGTTCGCCAGCCGCGCGAAAGTCTCTCGATACGCGGGCCGGCCCTTGAGCTGGAAGTCGAGCAGTCCTCGGATGAGCTTCTTCATGGGGCACCTTCGGAGGCGAGTTTGTTGGAGGAAACAGAAGTGTTGAGAACAGAACGCGAGGCCTGGGTCGTTCCACTGCGGACCCACACCTCCTCGAGCGACTCCATGACGACCGAGCCGCCCGTCTTGCGATACGTGTCACTCCAGCTTTCGATGGCCTCGAAGCCCGAGTGGTCCAGCGTATCCACCGACAGGTCGATGCGCACCTTCGAACCCGCGGGAATCTGCGCGAGCGCCGTCGACAGCCGCGGCACACCCACGAAGGTGAGCGAGCCCGACACGCGAACCAGGTGCTCCCCGTTCGCCTGCGTCACGTCCACCTTCACGCTGCCCAGCCGCCACAACAACCGCAGGATGGCCACCAGCAATCCCAGGCCGATGCCCGCCAGCAGGTTGATGCCGACGACTCCCGCCACCGTCGCCGCATAGACAACCACCTCACCGCGCTTCGACAGCTCGCGGATGTGGTGCATGTTGACCAGCTTCGCGCCGACGACGACGAGCAGGCCCGCGAGCACCGTGAGCGGCACCAGCCCCGCCACCGAGCCCAGCATCGTCACGAACAGCAACAGCCAGATGCCGTGCATCAGCGCGGACATGCGCGTCCGAGCGCCCGCCGCGATGTTCGCCGCGCTGCGGACGATGACGCCTGTAATCGGCAGACCGCCCACGAGCCCGGACACCGTGTTCGCCACGCCCTGCGCGAACAGCTCCTTGTCCAGGTTGGCGCGAGGCCCCGTGTGCATCTTGTCCGTGGCCACCGCCGACAGGAGCGACTCCGCGCTCGCCACCAGCGCCAGCGACAGCACCGCCGTCACGAACGGGCCCCAGTTGCCGGTGGGCAGCGCCGGCCACTGCATGCTGCTGAACACATTGGCCGGCAGCTCCACGCGCGCCACGTCCGCGCCCCAGATGACCGACACCGCCGAAGCCCCCACCACCGCCACCAGCGGCGCGGGCACCAGCTTCAGCTTGCCCTTGGCCAACATCGGCCACACCACCATCAACGCGATGGTGAGCAGGCCCAGCATCGCCGCGGGACCGTGCAGGTCCATCACCTGCCCGGGCAGCTCCTTCAGGTTCTGCCACGCGTTCGACTGAGGGCTGCCCCCCAGCACGATGTGCACCTGGCCCAGCACGATGAGGATGCCGATGCCCGCGAGCATGCCGTGAATCACCGCCGGGGAGATGGCCAGCGCCGCGCGAGCGACCTTCATCCACCCCAACCCCATCTGGATGAGCCCCGCGACGGCCACCGCCGCGCACGTCATCGCCAGCCCCATCGTCTGGATGAAGCCGAACACCATCACCGCCAGGCCGGCCGCGGGGCCGCTCACCTGCAGCGGCGCGCCACCCAACAGGCCCACCACCAGGCCACCCACCACGCCAGCGATGAGGCCCGACACGATGGGCGCTCCCGACGCCAGCGCGATACCCATGCACAAGGGCAGCGCTACCAGGAAGACAACCAGGGAAGCAGGCAGGTCCGCGGCCCACGACTTCCAGGCCGAGCCCGCGTTGCCTTGACTCGTCGACATCGCCAAACACCTCCACGAGAAGACGCCACCCCACGGTGGCGCGCGCTGAGTCTCGCGGCGCGTCATGGCAATGCTCGTGCCATGAGGCATCTGGCCTAACCTGCTGATTTCAAAGGGAGCTTTGGCCTCCGACGGAGGGCGGGCAATGAAAGGAAATTCAAGTGCCCGCGGCGGACTTCAAGAAATTTAAGCAAGGAACTTGAAGTGCCCGCCTGGCGGGTGGCCGGGGCCCCGCCCGACGCCTCAGGACTCGTCGAGCTTGCGGAGGAACGTCGGGTACGACAAGCCCAGCACCTTGGCCGCCTCCATGCGGCGGCCCTCCAGGCGGCCCAGCACGTGCTTCACGTACAGGCGCTCCACGTCATCCAGCGCGCGCGGAGGCCCCCCGACGACGAAGGCATCCGGGTCCGCGACGGCGGGCCCCATCGGCCCCCGGGGCTCCAGCGCCTGGAGCTCCAGTGCGGGGCCGGGCTCCAGCACCAGCGCGCGCTCCAGCACGTTGCGCAGCTCGCGCACGTTGCCCGGGAAGGGATAGCGCTCCAGGCGCGTCCTCGCGGCGGGGGTGAAGTCCACGGGCCTGCGCCCCAGCTCCGCGCACAGCTCCACCAGCAGCGACTCCGCCAGCGGCAGCACGTCCTCGCGCCGCTGACGCAGGGGCGGAATCTCCACGCGGAAGACGCTGAGGCGGAAGTACAGGTCCTCGCGGAAGCGGCCCTCGGCCACCTCGCGCGTGAGGTCGCGGTTGGTGGCCGTCACCACGCGCGCGTTGCTCGTCAGCTCCGTCGTGCCGCCCAGCCGTCGGAAGGCGCCCTGGTCCAGGAAGGTGAGCAGCTTGGCCTGGAGGCTCAGCGGCAGCTCGCCAATCTCGTCGAGGAAGAGGATGCCGCCGTCGGCCACCTCCACCAGCCCGCGCCGCGCCGCGCGGGCGTCCGTGAAGGCGCCGCGCTCGTGGCCGAACAGCTCGCTCTCCACCAGCGAGGACGGCAGCGCGGCGCAGTTGACGTGGACGAAGGGCCCCTGGCCGCCCTGCACGTTGTGCAGGTGCCGCGCGAGCACCTCCTTGCCCGCGCCCGTCTCCCCGGTGATGAGCACGGGGCTGCGCGGCGCGGTGGCGATGCGCTCGATCATCTGGAGCGCGGACACCATGGCGGGCGCGCGCGGACGCAAGAGGCGCCGCCTGCCGCCCAGCTCGCTCTCCGCCTGACGCAGCCGCTCGTGCAGCTGGAGGTCCGCGGCGGCCCGGCGCGCGCGGAGGACCAGGTCGTCGAGCTCCACCGGTTTGGAGAGATAGTCGCGCGCGCCCTGCTTGATGGCGTCCACCGCGCTGGCGATGTCGCCGTGCGCCGTCACCATCATCACCGCCGTGTCGGGGAACTGCGCGCGCAGCTCCGGCAGGAAGTGGATGCCGTCGCCATCCGGCAGGCGGCGGTCCAGCACCACCACCTCCGGGGCCTGCCGGGCCAGCGCCGCGCGGGCGTCATGGAGCGAGTGCGCCAGCGTCACCCGGAAGCCCTCGTGCCGCAGCACCGTGGCCGCCAGCGACGCGAACGTCCGGTCGTCGTCCACCAGCAGCAGATGGGTGCTCATGACGTGGACTCCAGGGGTAGCCGCAGCGTGAAGAGACTGCCCAGGGGACGGCGCGTATACGTGAGGCTTCCACCGTGAGCCTCCACCGACGTGCGCGCCATGGGCAACCCCAGGCCCACGCCCTTCGCGCGTCCCGTCGCGAACGGCTCCCACAGCCGAGGCTCCAGCCTCGGGTCCACCCCGCCCGCGTTGTCCTCCACCACCAGCACCGCGTCGGCTCCTTCCCGCGTCAGGTTCACCACCACCCACGGCTCGGGCCTAAGGCCCGTGTCCTTGGCCACCGCGCCCGCCTCCACCGCGTTGCGCACCAGGTTGTCGATGGCCGACACCAGCAGCGCCGCGTCGCCCTGCACGGTGAGATTCTCCTCCAGCGACGTGCGCAGCTCCACCTCCTCCGACTCCGGCAGCATGCGCACCGCCTGCAGCGCGTCCTCCACCAACAGCCGCATCTCACAGCTGCGGCGCAGCGCGGCACGCGGCGCGCCGAAGGACAGCAGCGAGCGCGCCAGGTGCCCCAGCCGCTCCACCTGCGAGCGCAGCCCCCGCACCGGCAGCTCGCTGCCCGCGGGCGTCTTCCTCAACACGGACAGCGCGGCCTGGATGCCGTTGAGCGCGTTCTTCACCTCGTGCGCGATGAGCGCCGCGGCGGTGCCCAGCGCGGCCATCGTCTCCTGCCTGCGCAGCCGCTCCTCCGCCTCCAGCAGCGAGCGGTACGAGTGGCGC
This window contains:
- a CDS encoding sigma-54 dependent transcriptional regulator: MSTHLLLVDDDRTFASLAATVLRHEGFRVTLAHSLHDARAALARQAPEVVVLDRRLPDGDGIHFLPELRAQFPDTAVMMVTAHGDIASAVDAIKQGARDYLSKPVELDDLVLRARRAAADLQLHERLRQAESELGGRRRLLRPRAPAMVSALQMIERIATAPRSPVLITGETGAGKEVLARHLHNVQGGQGPFVHVNCAALPSSLVESELFGHERGAFTDARAARRGLVEVADGGILFLDEIGELPLSLQAKLLTFLDQGAFRRLGGTTELTSNARVVTATNRDLTREVAEGRFREDLYFRLSVFRVEIPPLRQRREDVLPLAESLLVELCAELGRRPVDFTPAARTRLERYPFPGNVRELRNVLERALVLEPGPALELQALEPRGPMGPAVADPDAFVVGGPPRALDDVERLYVKHVLGRLEGRRMEAAKVLGLSYPTFLRKLDES